The Xanthomonas indica sequence CAGCGGGAGCAGCAGTGCGCACAGCACACCGAACGGCAGCAGGGAGCGGGGCATCGGGAACTCCTTGTCGGGATGCGGCCGGCGCGGCGGCCGGCGGTGTGCGGTCAGGGAAACACCGCCAGGGCGGCGGCGCAGGCCGCCCCGCCCGGACTCAGGCGGCGTCCGGGGTCAGCCGCGGCATCGACGCCGCCGCGCCTTCGGCCTCGGTGGAGCGCGCCGCATAGTGGTTGGCGAAGCGCACGTGGGTGGCGAACACGGCGTTCGGCGACTGCGCCATCGACGCCACCAGGGCGCCGTTGAAGGCATCGCCGGCGCCGGTGGTGTCCACGGTGTGCGCGGTCTCGGCGCCGATCCGGTAGTAGGGCTGGGTGTCGCCGAGCAGGCGCTCGTCGGGGTGCGAGATGAAGGCGCCGACCGCGCCCAGCGTCACCACCACGGTGCCGCCGGGCAGCAGCTTGCGGCACAGCGCGTGCAGGCTGCCGCCATCGGTGGCGGCGACGTCGTCGGCGTCCACGCGCACGCCGACATGGCGCGCGAGCAGGGCGGCGAACTCGGTCTCGTTGGGGGTCAGCACGTCGGCCAGCTTGAGCAGGCCGATGCTGGTCTGCGCATTGGCCGGGGCGGCGTTGAGCACGGTGGTCAGGCCGGCCTCGCGGGCCAGCGCCAGGGTGCCCTCGATGGTCTCGATCGGCGATTCCAGCTGCGCGAGCAGCACCCGCGCCGAACCCAGCAGCGGGCGCTGTGCCTGCACGAAGTCCAGGCTCAGCGCCGCGTTGGCGCCGGCGCCGATGACGATGGTGTTGCGGCCGTGGCCATCGACATAGATGCCGCCGGTGCCGGTGGGCTCGGTGCTGGCCTCGGCGACCAGGGCGATGCCATCCTGCGCGGCCAGGCCGCGTGCCATCGTGCCGCCGGCATCGTCGCCGAGCGCGCAGACGAAACTGGTGCGCGCGCCGGCGCGTGCTGCCGCCACCGCCTGGTTGAAGCCCTTGCCGCCGGGGCCGGTGCTGTAGCGGCCGGCGATGGTCGCCCCCGGTGCGGGCAGATTCTCGCACCGCCACACATGGTCGACATTGAACGAACCGACGACGATGACCGAACTCATAGGCATGTACTGCGTCTCGACTGGAACTGAAAAAAGGAAAAACGGTGGAGCGGATGTTGCGGCCGGATCAGGCGAAGTGCGACAGCACCCCGGCGATGGTCGCGGTCATGAAGGTGGCGATCGAGCCGCCCAGCACGGCACGCAGGCCGAAGCGCGCCAGGTCGTGGCGGCGCTCCGGGGCCAGGCCGCCGATGCCGCCGATCTGGATCGCGATCGAACTGAAGTTGGCGAAGCCGCACAGCGCGTAGGTGGCGACCAGCCGGCCTTCCGCGCTGAGGCTCACGCCCGGCACCTGGCCCTGCACGATGCGCGACAGCTCGGTATACGCGACGAACTCGTTGATGACCACCTTCTGGCCGATCAGCGAACCGACCGTGGTCGCATCCGGCCACGGCGTGCCGATCACCCAGGCCACCGGCGCCAGCACGTAGCCGAAGATGGTGGACAGGTTGGTCGGGCGGCCGAGCGCGCTGGCCAGGCCGGTGACGTCGCCGAGCCAGGTCAGCGGCGCGTTGACCAGCGCGATCAGGGCGATGAAGGCCAGCAGCATCGCGCCGATGTTCAGCGCCAGGCGCAGGCCGTCGCCGGCGCCGGCGGCGGCGGCATCGATCACGTTGCTGGTGGTCTTCTCCACTTCCATCTTGACCGTGCCGCGGGTCAGCGGCGTACCGGTCTCCGGCACCAGCAGCTTGGCCACCACCAGCGTGGCCGGCGCGGCCATGATGCTGGCCGCCAGCAGATGCTTGGCGTAGAACGCCTGCTGCGCCGGATCGCCGCCGCCGAGCATGCCCACGTAGGCCGCCAGCACGCCGCCGGCGATGTGCGCCATGCCGCCGATCATCATCGTCAGCAGTTCGGATTCGGTCATGCGCGGGATGTAGGGGCGCACCGTCAGCGGCGCCTCGGTCTGGCCGATGAACACGCTGGCGCAGACGCTGGTGGTCTCGGCGCCGGACACGCGCATCACCTTGGTGATGGCCCAGGCCATCACCCGCACCACCGCCTGCATCACCCCCAGGTGGTACAGCACGCCCATCAGCGCGGAGAAGAAGATGATGGTCGGCAGCACCTGGAAGGCGAAGATGAAGCCGTAGGTCTTGGTGTCGAGCAGGCTGCCGAAGATGAAGCTGGAGCCTTCGTTGACGAAGCTCAGCACCTTCACGAACACCTGGCCGAGCCAGTCGAACACCTCGCGCCCGCCCGGGACCAGCAGCACCAGCGAGGCGAAACCGATCTGCAGGACCAGGCCGGTCGCGACCAGCTTCCAGTCCACCGCCCGGCGGTTGTTGGAGAACAGCCAGGTGATCCCGATCA is a genomic window containing:
- a CDS encoding ribokinase, encoding MSSVIVVGSFNVDHVWRCENLPAPGATIAGRYSTGPGGKGFNQAVAAARAGARTSFVCALGDDAGGTMARGLAAQDGIALVAEASTEPTGTGGIYVDGHGRNTIVIGAGANAALSLDFVQAQRPLLGSARVLLAQLESPIETIEGTLALAREAGLTTVLNAAPANAQTSIGLLKLADVLTPNETEFAALLARHVGVRVDADDVAATDGGSLHALCRKLLPGGTVVVTLGAVGAFISHPDERLLGDTQPYYRIGAETAHTVDTTGAGDAFNGALVASMAQSPNAVFATHVRFANHYAARSTEAEGAAASMPRLTPDAA
- a CDS encoding nucleoside transporter C-terminal domain-containing protein — encoded protein: MVEGLGRIGFGLFGLAVLIGITWLFSNNRRAVDWKLVATGLVLQIGFASLVLLVPGGREVFDWLGQVFVKVLSFVNEGSSFIFGSLLDTKTYGFIFAFQVLPTIIFFSALMGVLYHLGVMQAVVRVMAWAITKVMRVSGAETTSVCASVFIGQTEAPLTVRPYIPRMTESELLTMMIGGMAHIAGGVLAAYVGMLGGGDPAQQAFYAKHLLAASIMAAPATLVVAKLLVPETGTPLTRGTVKMEVEKTTSNVIDAAAAGAGDGLRLALNIGAMLLAFIALIALVNAPLTWLGDVTGLASALGRPTNLSTIFGYVLAPVAWVIGTPWPDATTVGSLIGQKVVINEFVAYTELSRIVQGQVPGVSLSAEGRLVATYALCGFANFSSIAIQIGGIGGLAPERRHDLARFGLRAVLGGSIATFMTATIAGVLSHFA